A DNA window from Engystomops pustulosus chromosome 6, aEngPut4.maternal, whole genome shotgun sequence contains the following coding sequences:
- the LOC140065265 gene encoding chemerin-like receptor 1 — protein sequence MENVTRIQPLNHTKTQHDHRLITFNIVVYSVVFSLGSIGNGLVIWFGMFRLKKTVNVVWFLNLAVTDFIFTLALPVRIKYYVIRQWTLGPFLCDLYWFLFFLNTTVSVLQLMVISLDRFLCVFSPVWCQNHRKPRRALLVALAIWIVSVTFCLSFLIAANKYEMKKNSCYHQADIYGKIRWMGILKFVVFFLLPFLVILSCYIAIYLRMRSKHLTSRSRPYKVILAIIGAFLICWVPYNVFSLLRTIEAEKIDKRKFRIIAVISNNLMIINSCINPLLYVFIGRDFKKKLCSLCQGLFEKVLNEDFENTSSRRPEASAGNRELSQITASLL from the coding sequence ATGGAGAATGTCACCAGGATACAACCACTTAACCATACAAAGACTCAACATGATCACAGATTAATTACTTTTAATATTGTGGTCTACTCGGTGGTGTTCTCACTGGGATCCATTGGAAATGGTCTGGTCATCTGGTTCGGTATGTTCAGATTGAAGAAGACTGTCAATGTGGTGTGGTTCCTCAATCTCGCTGTCACTGATTTTATCTTCACTTTAGCTCTACCTGTCCGTATAAAGTATTATGTGATTCGCCAATGGACATTGGGACCATTCCTCTGTGACCTATACtggttcctcttcttcctcaacACCACTGTCAGTGTCCTACAGCTCATGGTCATCAGTCTCGATCGTTTCCTCTGTGTCTTTTCTCCAGTTTGGTGCCAAAACCACCGGAAACCAAGACGGGCTTTGTTGGTGGCTCTGGCAATTTGGATTGTTTCTGTAACATTTTGTTTGTCTTTCCTCATTGCCGCTAACAAATATGAGATGAAGAAGAATTCCTGCTATCACCAGGCTGATATCTATGGTAAAATAAGATGGATGGGGATCCTAAAATTTGTTGTTTTCTTCCTTCTCCCGTTCCTCGTTATTCTCTCATGTTATATAGCCATCTACTTACGTATGAGAAGTAAACACCTGACTTCCAGATCGCGACCCTATAAAGTAATCTTGGCCATTATTGGGGCATTCCTCATCTGCTGGGTTCCATATAACGTCTTTTCCCTTCTAAGGACAATTGAAGCTGAGAAAATTGATAAGAGAAAATTTCGTATCATAGCGGTCATTAGCAACAACCTGATGATCATCAATAGTTGTATCAATCCATTACTTTATGTCTTTATTGGTCGGGATTTTAAGAAAAAGCTGTGTAGTCTTTGCCAGGGATTGTTTGAAAAGGTCCTCAATGAGGATTTCGAAAACACGTCTTCTAGGAGACCTGAAGCCAGCGCGGGGAATAGAGAGTTAAGTCAGATTACCGCGTCTCTGCTATAA